A portion of the Colius striatus isolate bColStr4 chromosome 1, bColStr4.1.hap1, whole genome shotgun sequence genome contains these proteins:
- the RBM26 gene encoding RNA-binding protein 26 isoform X3, with product MVVKMIIENFEALKSWLSKTLEPICDADPSALAKYVLALVKKDKSEKELKALCVDQLDVFLQKETQIFVEKLFDAVNTKSYLPPPEQPSSGSLKVEFFQHQEKETKKEEIVKEEEREKKFSRRLNHSPPQSSSRYRDTRSRDERKKDERSRKRDYDRNPPRRDSYRDRYNRRRGRSRSYSRSRSRSWSKERLRDRDRDRSRSRSRTRSRGTNSWSLKYERDLGKPKYDMDRTDPLENNYTPVSSVTNISSGHYPVPTLSSTITVIAPAHHGNNTTESWSEFHEEQLDHNSYGRPPLPKKRCRDYDEKGFCMRGDMCPFDHGSDPVVVEDVNLPGILPFPAQPPVVEGPPPPGLPPPPPILSPPPVNLRPPVPPPGPLPPSLPPVTGPPPPLPPLQPAGMDAPPNSATSSVPTVVTTGIHHQPPPAPPSLFTAETYDTDGYNPEAPSITNTSRPMYRHRVHAQRPNLIGLTSGDMDLPPREKPPNKSSMRIVVDAESRKRTIGAGDGGVPTKKTWFDKQNFNRTNSPGFQKKVQFGNENTKLELRKVPPELNNISKLNEHFSKFGNLVNLQVAYQGDPEGALIQFATHEEARKAISSTEAVLNNRFIKVYWHREGSAPQIQTTTQKVIQPLVQQPSLPVVKQSVKERLGPVPASNIEPAEAQSANTEVTQNVTKLSVKDRLGFVSKPVNPTTEKVLSTSTGLTKTVYNPAALKAAQKSLPVVSPSVLDSNEAQKKKQEALRLQQDVRKKKQEILEKHIETQKMLISKLEKNKAMKSEDKAEIMKTLEILTNSITKLKDELKGVSPGGGAPLKSMKTKTQMQKELLDTELDLYKKMQAGEEVTELRRKYTELQLEAAKRGILSSVRGRGVHARGRGASRSRGRGIRGRGRGRGVPVHAVVDHRPRALEISAFTESDREDLLPHFAQYGEIEDCQIDDSSLHAVITFKTRAEAEAAAIHGSRFKGQELKLAWNKPVASMSAVETEEAEPEEEEFQEESLVDDSLLQDDDEEEEDNESRSWRR from the exons atGTGATGCAGATCCGTCTGCGCTAGCTAAATATGTTCTGGCTTTGgtaaagaaagataaaagcGAAAAGGAACTAAAGGCATTGTGTGTTGATCAGCTGGATGTATTTCTTCAGAAAG AAACTCAGATATTTGTGGAAAAACTGTTTGATGCTGTGAATACCAAAAGCTATCTACCTCCACCAGAACAGCCATCATCAGGAAGCCTGAAAGTAGAATTTTTTCAGCAccaagaaaaagagacaaaaaaagaagag ATAGTTAAAGAGGAAGAGCGAGAGAAAAAGTTTTCTAGAAGATTAAATCATAGCCCTCCTCAATCAAGTTCTCGCTACAGAGATACCAG AAGCCgtgatgaaaggaaaaaagatgaacGTTCTCGGAAGAGAGATTATGACCGAAATCCTCCCAGAAGAGATTCCTACAGGGATCGATACAACAGGAGAAGAGGGAGGAGTCGGAGCTACAGCAGGAGTCGAAGTAGAAGTTGGAGCAAAGAGAGATTGCGAGACCGGGATCGAGACCGGAGCAGAAGCCGGAGCAGAACACGAAGCAGAGGTACCAACAGTTGGTCTCTAAAATACG aaagagATTTGGGAAAGCCGAAATATGACATGGATAGAACAGATCCATTGGAGAACAATTATACTCCAGTTTCTTCTGTGACAAATATTTCATCTGGCCACTACCCCGTCCCCACGCTGAGCAGCACTATCACTGTTATTGCTCCTGCTCATCATGGAAATAACACTACTGAAAGCTGGTCAGAGTTCCATGAAGAGCAGCTGGACCACAACTCCTATGGAAGACCTCCGCTGCCAAAGAAACGCTGCAGAGATTATGATG AAAAGGGTTTCTGTATGAGAGGAGATATGTGCCCTTTTGATCATGGAAGTGACCCAGTAGTGGTAGAAGATGTGAATCTTCCTGGGATTCTGCCTTTTCCAGCACAACCCCCTGTTGTCGAAGGACCACCTCCTCCTGGACTTCCTCCCCCTCCACCAATTCTGAGTCCTCCTCCTGTTAACCTTAGACCTCCAGTACCACCACCAGGCCCTTTACCACCTAGCCTTCCACCTGTAACAG gacCACCCCCTCCACTTCCTCCATTGCAGCCTGCTGGCATGGATGCCCCCCCAAACTCTGCAACTAGCTCAGTTCCTACTGTTGTTACAACGGGTATTCATCACCAGCCGCCTCCTGCTCCACCCTCTCTTTTTACAGCAG AAACGTATGACACAGATGGCTATAATCCGGAAGCCCCAAGTATAACCAATACTTCAAGACCTATGTATAGACATAGAGTACATGCCCAAAGACCAAATTTGATAGGACTCACATCAGGTGATATGGATCTACCACCTAGAG aaaaacCTCCTAATAAAAGTAGTATGAGAATAGTGGTAGATGCTGAATCCAGGAAAAGAACTAttggtgcaggggatggtggAGTTCCTACAAAGAAGACTTGGTTTGACAA GCAAAATTTTAACCGAACAAATAGTCCAGGTTTCCAGAAGAAGGTGCagtttggaaatgaaaacacaaaacttGAACTGAGaaaagttcccccagaacttaACAATATCAGCAAACTTAATGAGCATTTCAGTAAGTTTGGAAACTTAGTCAACTTGCAG GTTGCATATCAGGGTGATCCAGAAGGTGCCCTTATTCAATTTGCCACACATGAGGAAGCAAGGAAAGCTATATCAAGTACAGAAGCAGTATTAAATAATCGTTTTATCAAAGTTTATTGGCATCGAGAAGGCAGTGCACCACAAATCCAAACTACCACACAAAAG GTAATACAACCTTTAGTTCAGCAGCCTAGTTTACCGGTAGTGAAACAGTCGGTCAAGGAACGATTAGGTCCAGTACCTGCAAGTAATATTGAACCAGCAGAAGCACAGAGTGCCAATACAGAAGTCACTCAG AATGTGACTAAACTATCTGTGAAGGACAGACTGGGGTTTGTCTCAAAGCCAGTTAATCCAACAACTGAAAAG GTTTTATCCACTTCTACTGGCTTGACAAAAACTGTGTACAACCCTGCTGCTTTGAAGGCAGCACAGAAATCTTTGCCTGTTGTTTCCCCTTCCGTGCTAGACTCTAAtgaagcacagaagaaaaaacag GAAGCATTACGACTTCAACAAGACgtgagaaaaaagaagcaagaaatcTTAGAGAAGCACATTGAAACACAAAAG ATGCTGATTTCAAAGTTGGAGAAGAATAAAGCCATGAAGTCAGAAGACAAAGCAGAAATCATGAAAACACTGGAAATTTTGACTAATAGCATTACCAAGCTAAAGGATGAATTAAAAGGTGTATCACCAGGAGGAGGAGCTCCtttaaaaagcatgaaaacTAAGACTCAG ATGCAGAAAGAGTTACTAGATACTGAACTGGATTTATACAAGAAGATGCAAGCTGGGGAAGAAGTTACTGAATTAAGACGAAAATATACAGAACTACAACTGGAA GCTGCCAAACGAGGGATTCTTTCTTCAGTTCGTGGTAGAGGGGTTCATGCAAGAGGTCGGGGTGCATCACGTAGCAGAGGTAGAGGAATACGAGGCCGGGGTAGAGGCAGAGGAGTTCCTGTGCATGCAGTGGTGGATCATCGACCTAGAGCATTAGAAATCTCTGCATTTACAGAAAGTGATAGAGAAGATCTTCTTCCTCATTTTGCG CAATATGGTGAAATTGAAGATTGCCAGATAGATGACTCTTCTCTCCACGCGGTGATTACCTTTAAAACAAGAGCAGAAGCTGAAGCT GCTGCAATTCATGGATCTCGTTTTAAAGGACAAGAGTTGAAGTTGGCATGGAACAAGCCTGTTGCTAGTATGTCAGCTGTTGAAACAGAGGAAGCTGAacctgaagaggaagaa TTTCAGGAAGAATCTTTGGTGGATGACTCGCTGCTTcaagatgatgatgaagaggaggaggacaaTGAGTCTCGTTCATGGAGAAGATGA
- the RBM26 gene encoding RNA-binding protein 26 isoform X5: MVVKMIIENFEALKSWLSKTLEPICDADPSALAKYVLALVKKDKSEKELKALCVDQLDVFLQKETQIFVEKLFDAVNTKSYLPPPEQPSSGSLKVEFFQHQEKETKKEEIVKEEEREKKFSRRLNHSPPQSSSRYRDTRSRDERKKDERSRKRDYDRNPPRRDSYRDRYNRRRGRSRSYSRSRSRSWSKERLRDRDRDRSRSRSRTRSRGTNSWSLKYERDLGKPKYDMDRTDPLENNYTPVSSVTNISSGHYPVPTLSSTITVIAPAHHGNNTTESWSEFHEEQLDHNSYGRPPLPKKRCRDYDEKGFCMRGDMCPFDHGSDPVVVEDVNLPGILPFPAQPPVVEGPPPPGLPPPPPILSPPPVNLRPPVPPPGPLPPSLPPVTGPPPPLPPLQPAGMDAPPNSATSSVPTVVTTGIHHQPPPAPPSLFTAGVVLRLCPQETYDTDGYNPEAPSITNTSRPMYRHRVHAQRPNLIGLTSGDMDLPPREKPPNKSSMRIVVDAESRKRTIGAGDGGVPTKKTWFDKQNFNRTNSPGFQKKVQFGNENTKLELRKVPPELNNISKLNEHFSKFGNLVNLQVAYQGDPEGALIQFATHEEARKAISSTEAVLNNRFIKVYWHREGSAPQIQTTTQKVIQPLVQQPSLPVVKQSVKERLGPVPASNIEPAEAQSANTEVTQNVTKLSVKDRLGFVSKPVNPTTEKEALRLQQDVRKKKQEILEKHIETQKMLISKLEKNKAMKSEDKAEIMKTLEILTNSITKLKDELKGVSPGGGAPLKSMKTKTQMQKELLDTELDLYKKMQAGEEVTELRRKYTELQLEAAKRGILSSVRGRGVHARGRGASRSRGRGIRGRGRGRGVPVHAVVDHRPRALEISAFTESDREDLLPHFAQYGEIEDCQIDDSSLHAVITFKTRAEAEAAAIHGSRFKGQELKLAWNKPVASMSAVETEEAEPEEEEFQEESLVDDSLLQDDDEEEEDNESRSWRR; encoded by the exons atGTGATGCAGATCCGTCTGCGCTAGCTAAATATGTTCTGGCTTTGgtaaagaaagataaaagcGAAAAGGAACTAAAGGCATTGTGTGTTGATCAGCTGGATGTATTTCTTCAGAAAG AAACTCAGATATTTGTGGAAAAACTGTTTGATGCTGTGAATACCAAAAGCTATCTACCTCCACCAGAACAGCCATCATCAGGAAGCCTGAAAGTAGAATTTTTTCAGCAccaagaaaaagagacaaaaaaagaagag ATAGTTAAAGAGGAAGAGCGAGAGAAAAAGTTTTCTAGAAGATTAAATCATAGCCCTCCTCAATCAAGTTCTCGCTACAGAGATACCAG AAGCCgtgatgaaaggaaaaaagatgaacGTTCTCGGAAGAGAGATTATGACCGAAATCCTCCCAGAAGAGATTCCTACAGGGATCGATACAACAGGAGAAGAGGGAGGAGTCGGAGCTACAGCAGGAGTCGAAGTAGAAGTTGGAGCAAAGAGAGATTGCGAGACCGGGATCGAGACCGGAGCAGAAGCCGGAGCAGAACACGAAGCAGAGGTACCAACAGTTGGTCTCTAAAATACG aaagagATTTGGGAAAGCCGAAATATGACATGGATAGAACAGATCCATTGGAGAACAATTATACTCCAGTTTCTTCTGTGACAAATATTTCATCTGGCCACTACCCCGTCCCCACGCTGAGCAGCACTATCACTGTTATTGCTCCTGCTCATCATGGAAATAACACTACTGAAAGCTGGTCAGAGTTCCATGAAGAGCAGCTGGACCACAACTCCTATGGAAGACCTCCGCTGCCAAAGAAACGCTGCAGAGATTATGATG AAAAGGGTTTCTGTATGAGAGGAGATATGTGCCCTTTTGATCATGGAAGTGACCCAGTAGTGGTAGAAGATGTGAATCTTCCTGGGATTCTGCCTTTTCCAGCACAACCCCCTGTTGTCGAAGGACCACCTCCTCCTGGACTTCCTCCCCCTCCACCAATTCTGAGTCCTCCTCCTGTTAACCTTAGACCTCCAGTACCACCACCAGGCCCTTTACCACCTAGCCTTCCACCTGTAACAG gacCACCCCCTCCACTTCCTCCATTGCAGCCTGCTGGCATGGATGCCCCCCCAAACTCTGCAACTAGCTCAGTTCCTACTGTTGTTACAACGGGTATTCATCACCAGCCGCCTCCTGCTCCACCCTCTCTTTTTACAGCAGGTGTAGTACTGAGGCTTTGCCCACAAG AAACGTATGACACAGATGGCTATAATCCGGAAGCCCCAAGTATAACCAATACTTCAAGACCTATGTATAGACATAGAGTACATGCCCAAAGACCAAATTTGATAGGACTCACATCAGGTGATATGGATCTACCACCTAGAG aaaaacCTCCTAATAAAAGTAGTATGAGAATAGTGGTAGATGCTGAATCCAGGAAAAGAACTAttggtgcaggggatggtggAGTTCCTACAAAGAAGACTTGGTTTGACAA GCAAAATTTTAACCGAACAAATAGTCCAGGTTTCCAGAAGAAGGTGCagtttggaaatgaaaacacaaaacttGAACTGAGaaaagttcccccagaacttaACAATATCAGCAAACTTAATGAGCATTTCAGTAAGTTTGGAAACTTAGTCAACTTGCAG GTTGCATATCAGGGTGATCCAGAAGGTGCCCTTATTCAATTTGCCACACATGAGGAAGCAAGGAAAGCTATATCAAGTACAGAAGCAGTATTAAATAATCGTTTTATCAAAGTTTATTGGCATCGAGAAGGCAGTGCACCACAAATCCAAACTACCACACAAAAG GTAATACAACCTTTAGTTCAGCAGCCTAGTTTACCGGTAGTGAAACAGTCGGTCAAGGAACGATTAGGTCCAGTACCTGCAAGTAATATTGAACCAGCAGAAGCACAGAGTGCCAATACAGAAGTCACTCAG AATGTGACTAAACTATCTGTGAAGGACAGACTGGGGTTTGTCTCAAAGCCAGTTAATCCAACAACTGAAAAG GAAGCATTACGACTTCAACAAGACgtgagaaaaaagaagcaagaaatcTTAGAGAAGCACATTGAAACACAAAAG ATGCTGATTTCAAAGTTGGAGAAGAATAAAGCCATGAAGTCAGAAGACAAAGCAGAAATCATGAAAACACTGGAAATTTTGACTAATAGCATTACCAAGCTAAAGGATGAATTAAAAGGTGTATCACCAGGAGGAGGAGCTCCtttaaaaagcatgaaaacTAAGACTCAG ATGCAGAAAGAGTTACTAGATACTGAACTGGATTTATACAAGAAGATGCAAGCTGGGGAAGAAGTTACTGAATTAAGACGAAAATATACAGAACTACAACTGGAA GCTGCCAAACGAGGGATTCTTTCTTCAGTTCGTGGTAGAGGGGTTCATGCAAGAGGTCGGGGTGCATCACGTAGCAGAGGTAGAGGAATACGAGGCCGGGGTAGAGGCAGAGGAGTTCCTGTGCATGCAGTGGTGGATCATCGACCTAGAGCATTAGAAATCTCTGCATTTACAGAAAGTGATAGAGAAGATCTTCTTCCTCATTTTGCG CAATATGGTGAAATTGAAGATTGCCAGATAGATGACTCTTCTCTCCACGCGGTGATTACCTTTAAAACAAGAGCAGAAGCTGAAGCT GCTGCAATTCATGGATCTCGTTTTAAAGGACAAGAGTTGAAGTTGGCATGGAACAAGCCTGTTGCTAGTATGTCAGCTGTTGAAACAGAGGAAGCTGAacctgaagaggaagaa TTTCAGGAAGAATCTTTGGTGGATGACTCGCTGCTTcaagatgatgatgaagaggaggaggacaaTGAGTCTCGTTCATGGAGAAGATGA
- the RBM26 gene encoding RNA-binding protein 26 isoform X1 translates to MVVKMIIENFEALKSWLSKTLEPICDADPSALAKYVLALVKKDKSEKELKALCVDQLDVFLQKETQIFVEKLFDAVNTKSYLPPPEQPSSGSLKVEFFQHQEKETKKEEIVKEEEREKKFSRRLNHSPPQSSSRYRDTRSRDERKKDERSRKRDYDRNPPRRDSYRDRYNRRRGRSRSYSRSRSRSWSKERLRDRDRDRSRSRSRTRSRGTNSWSLKYERDLGKPKYDMDRTDPLENNYTPVSSVTNISSGHYPVPTLSSTITVIAPAHHGNNTTESWSEFHEEQLDHNSYGRPPLPKKRCRDYDEKGFCMRGDMCPFDHGSDPVVVEDVNLPGILPFPAQPPVVEGPPPPGLPPPPPILSPPPVNLRPPVPPPGPLPPSLPPVTGPPPPLPPLQPAGMDAPPNSATSSVPTVVTTGIHHQPPPAPPSLFTAGVVLRLCPQETYDTDGYNPEAPSITNTSRPMYRHRVHAQRPNLIGLTSGDMDLPPREKPPNKSSMRIVVDAESRKRTIGAGDGGVPTKKTWFDKQNFNRTNSPGFQKKVQFGNENTKLELRKVPPELNNISKLNEHFSKFGNLVNLQVAYQGDPEGALIQFATHEEARKAISSTEAVLNNRFIKVYWHREGSAPQIQTTTQKVIQPLVQQPSLPVVKQSVKERLGPVPASNIEPAEAQSANTEVTQNVTKLSVKDRLGFVSKPVNPTTEKVLSTSTGLTKTVYNPAALKAAQKSLPVVSPSVLDSNEAQKKKQEALRLQQDVRKKKQEILEKHIETQKMLISKLEKNKAMKSEDKAEIMKTLEILTNSITKLKDELKGVSPGGGAPLKSMKTKTQMQKELLDTELDLYKKMQAGEEVTELRRKYTELQLEAAKRGILSSVRGRGVHARGRGASRSRGRGIRGRGRGRGVPVHAVVDHRPRALEISAFTESDREDLLPHFAQYGEIEDCQIDDSSLHAVITFKTRAEAEAAAIHGSRFKGQELKLAWNKPVASMSAVETEEAEPEEEEFQEESLVDDSLLQDDDEEEEDNESRSWRR, encoded by the exons atGTGATGCAGATCCGTCTGCGCTAGCTAAATATGTTCTGGCTTTGgtaaagaaagataaaagcGAAAAGGAACTAAAGGCATTGTGTGTTGATCAGCTGGATGTATTTCTTCAGAAAG AAACTCAGATATTTGTGGAAAAACTGTTTGATGCTGTGAATACCAAAAGCTATCTACCTCCACCAGAACAGCCATCATCAGGAAGCCTGAAAGTAGAATTTTTTCAGCAccaagaaaaagagacaaaaaaagaagag ATAGTTAAAGAGGAAGAGCGAGAGAAAAAGTTTTCTAGAAGATTAAATCATAGCCCTCCTCAATCAAGTTCTCGCTACAGAGATACCAG AAGCCgtgatgaaaggaaaaaagatgaacGTTCTCGGAAGAGAGATTATGACCGAAATCCTCCCAGAAGAGATTCCTACAGGGATCGATACAACAGGAGAAGAGGGAGGAGTCGGAGCTACAGCAGGAGTCGAAGTAGAAGTTGGAGCAAAGAGAGATTGCGAGACCGGGATCGAGACCGGAGCAGAAGCCGGAGCAGAACACGAAGCAGAGGTACCAACAGTTGGTCTCTAAAATACG aaagagATTTGGGAAAGCCGAAATATGACATGGATAGAACAGATCCATTGGAGAACAATTATACTCCAGTTTCTTCTGTGACAAATATTTCATCTGGCCACTACCCCGTCCCCACGCTGAGCAGCACTATCACTGTTATTGCTCCTGCTCATCATGGAAATAACACTACTGAAAGCTGGTCAGAGTTCCATGAAGAGCAGCTGGACCACAACTCCTATGGAAGACCTCCGCTGCCAAAGAAACGCTGCAGAGATTATGATG AAAAGGGTTTCTGTATGAGAGGAGATATGTGCCCTTTTGATCATGGAAGTGACCCAGTAGTGGTAGAAGATGTGAATCTTCCTGGGATTCTGCCTTTTCCAGCACAACCCCCTGTTGTCGAAGGACCACCTCCTCCTGGACTTCCTCCCCCTCCACCAATTCTGAGTCCTCCTCCTGTTAACCTTAGACCTCCAGTACCACCACCAGGCCCTTTACCACCTAGCCTTCCACCTGTAACAG gacCACCCCCTCCACTTCCTCCATTGCAGCCTGCTGGCATGGATGCCCCCCCAAACTCTGCAACTAGCTCAGTTCCTACTGTTGTTACAACGGGTATTCATCACCAGCCGCCTCCTGCTCCACCCTCTCTTTTTACAGCAGGTGTAGTACTGAGGCTTTGCCCACAAG AAACGTATGACACAGATGGCTATAATCCGGAAGCCCCAAGTATAACCAATACTTCAAGACCTATGTATAGACATAGAGTACATGCCCAAAGACCAAATTTGATAGGACTCACATCAGGTGATATGGATCTACCACCTAGAG aaaaacCTCCTAATAAAAGTAGTATGAGAATAGTGGTAGATGCTGAATCCAGGAAAAGAACTAttggtgcaggggatggtggAGTTCCTACAAAGAAGACTTGGTTTGACAA GCAAAATTTTAACCGAACAAATAGTCCAGGTTTCCAGAAGAAGGTGCagtttggaaatgaaaacacaaaacttGAACTGAGaaaagttcccccagaacttaACAATATCAGCAAACTTAATGAGCATTTCAGTAAGTTTGGAAACTTAGTCAACTTGCAG GTTGCATATCAGGGTGATCCAGAAGGTGCCCTTATTCAATTTGCCACACATGAGGAAGCAAGGAAAGCTATATCAAGTACAGAAGCAGTATTAAATAATCGTTTTATCAAAGTTTATTGGCATCGAGAAGGCAGTGCACCACAAATCCAAACTACCACACAAAAG GTAATACAACCTTTAGTTCAGCAGCCTAGTTTACCGGTAGTGAAACAGTCGGTCAAGGAACGATTAGGTCCAGTACCTGCAAGTAATATTGAACCAGCAGAAGCACAGAGTGCCAATACAGAAGTCACTCAG AATGTGACTAAACTATCTGTGAAGGACAGACTGGGGTTTGTCTCAAAGCCAGTTAATCCAACAACTGAAAAG GTTTTATCCACTTCTACTGGCTTGACAAAAACTGTGTACAACCCTGCTGCTTTGAAGGCAGCACAGAAATCTTTGCCTGTTGTTTCCCCTTCCGTGCTAGACTCTAAtgaagcacagaagaaaaaacag GAAGCATTACGACTTCAACAAGACgtgagaaaaaagaagcaagaaatcTTAGAGAAGCACATTGAAACACAAAAG ATGCTGATTTCAAAGTTGGAGAAGAATAAAGCCATGAAGTCAGAAGACAAAGCAGAAATCATGAAAACACTGGAAATTTTGACTAATAGCATTACCAAGCTAAAGGATGAATTAAAAGGTGTATCACCAGGAGGAGGAGCTCCtttaaaaagcatgaaaacTAAGACTCAG ATGCAGAAAGAGTTACTAGATACTGAACTGGATTTATACAAGAAGATGCAAGCTGGGGAAGAAGTTACTGAATTAAGACGAAAATATACAGAACTACAACTGGAA GCTGCCAAACGAGGGATTCTTTCTTCAGTTCGTGGTAGAGGGGTTCATGCAAGAGGTCGGGGTGCATCACGTAGCAGAGGTAGAGGAATACGAGGCCGGGGTAGAGGCAGAGGAGTTCCTGTGCATGCAGTGGTGGATCATCGACCTAGAGCATTAGAAATCTCTGCATTTACAGAAAGTGATAGAGAAGATCTTCTTCCTCATTTTGCG CAATATGGTGAAATTGAAGATTGCCAGATAGATGACTCTTCTCTCCACGCGGTGATTACCTTTAAAACAAGAGCAGAAGCTGAAGCT GCTGCAATTCATGGATCTCGTTTTAAAGGACAAGAGTTGAAGTTGGCATGGAACAAGCCTGTTGCTAGTATGTCAGCTGTTGAAACAGAGGAAGCTGAacctgaagaggaagaa TTTCAGGAAGAATCTTTGGTGGATGACTCGCTGCTTcaagatgatgatgaagaggaggaggacaaTGAGTCTCGTTCATGGAGAAGATGA